The following proteins are encoded in a genomic region of Planctomycetaceae bacterium:
- the cmoB gene encoding tRNA 5-methoxyuridine(34)/uridine 5-oxyacetic acid(34) synthase CmoB: protein MFDFDGLFAELRDEGDDGWSDLLRARCAEALSPGVHGHLAEWTSAVRGLPDIASDGPRVIDGRVTIGSNSDISAEQRETLHSVLRQFCPWRKGPFDLFGIHIDSEWRSDRKWDRLAGHIDLRNCSVLDVGCGNGYYGWRMLDAGARRVVGFDPFLLYVMQHEIVKRYADHPVANYVLPLSDDALQSCPRCFDVTFSMGVLYHRTSPIDHLQSLFRTIKPGGRLVLETLVTDRADAQVLVPEGRYAKMRNVWFIPSIRMLELWLKRTGFDDVKVVDVTATSSREQRRTDWMTFESLSDFLDPRDATRTIEGHPAPIRAIATAVARP, encoded by the coding sequence ATGTTTGATTTCGATGGGCTGTTTGCCGAACTTCGCGATGAAGGTGATGATGGCTGGAGCGACCTGCTGCGGGCTCGGTGCGCGGAAGCCCTGTCGCCGGGTGTTCACGGACATTTAGCGGAATGGACTTCGGCGGTTCGTGGATTACCGGACATTGCTTCCGACGGCCCGCGTGTTATCGATGGGCGAGTCACCATCGGCAGCAACAGCGACATCAGCGCGGAGCAGCGCGAGACGCTTCATTCCGTTCTGCGTCAGTTTTGTCCGTGGCGAAAGGGGCCGTTCGACCTGTTCGGGATTCATATCGATTCCGAATGGCGATCCGACCGAAAGTGGGATCGGCTGGCCGGGCACATCGATCTGCGAAATTGCAGTGTGCTGGATGTCGGTTGCGGAAACGGATACTACGGCTGGCGGATGCTGGATGCCGGAGCACGCCGAGTTGTCGGTTTCGATCCGTTTCTGTTGTATGTGATGCAGCACGAAATCGTGAAGCGATACGCGGATCATCCGGTGGCCAACTATGTCCTGCCGCTCAGCGACGATGCTCTGCAATCGTGCCCGCGCTGCTTTGACGTGACGTTTTCAATGGGAGTCCTGTATCACCGCACGTCGCCGATCGACCATCTGCAGTCGCTGTTCCGAACAATCAAGCCCGGCGGAAGGCTGGTCCTGGAGACTCTGGTCACTGACCGCGCGGACGCGCAGGTGCTGGTACCGGAAGGCCGCTATGCAAAGATGAGAAACGTGTGGTTCATCCCGTCAATCCGCATGCTGGAACTGTGGCTGAAGCGAACCGGCTTCGACGATGTGAAGGTCGTCGATGTGACAGCAACGTCCAGCCGCGAACAGCGCCGAACGGACTGGATGACATTCGAGTCGCTGTCCGATTTTCTTGACCCCCGCGACGCGACTCGCACGATTGAAGGCCACCCGGCTCCCATTCGCGCCATCGCGACAGCGGTCGCTCGGCCGTGA
- a CDS encoding DEAD/DEAH box helicase family protein, whose translation MSGILFPHPDLGRPAVDKSQLSERDICSKLILPAIQAAGWDTLTQVREEVTFTNGRVMVKGTIVRRGKKKRADLILYYRTEIPVAIIEAKDNNHSVGAGMPQALGYAETLDIPFVFSSNGDAFLFHDRTPGASPKERELPLDQFPSPDELWNCYCVAKNLPASSRPVVQQEFHADGSGKSPRYYQLNAINRTIEAVARGQDRILLVMATGTGKTYTAFQIIWRLWKSRARKRILFLADRNILVDQTKTNDFKPFGSAMTKITNRTADKSFEIYLALYQAITGPEAAQKAYREFSPDFFDLIVIDECHRGSAAADSAWREILEYFSSATQLGMTATPKETKYISNIHYFGDPVYQYSLKQGIEDGFLAPFKVVRIDIDKDVEGWRPTAGQTDRHGEVIDDRIYNQKDFDRTLVLDERTKLVARKVTEFLKGTNRYAKTIVFCADIEHAERMRQALVNANADLVEENSRYVVRITGDSPEGRAELDHFIDPESRYPVIATTSKLMTTGVDAQTCQLVVLDQRIQSMTEFKQIIGRGTRINEEYGKLFFTIMDFRKATELFADPAFDGDPVQIYVPAEGESVVPPDDDDGEVEAASVDEDGFPVIDGNDDGEAGLGGDTVIAPGKRRKFYVDDVPVRVVGERVQYIGPDGKLIVESLKDYSRKAVRKEFASLNDFLTRWTEADRKQAIVDELEQQGVFVEALADEVGRDYGPFDLICHVAFDQPPLTRRERAENVKKRDYFTKYGDDARAVLQALLDKYADEGIDDIESMEILKVQPLSSFGTPLEIVKLFGSKQDYLRALKDLEAALYGEVS comes from the coding sequence ATGTCGGGGATCCTGTTCCCGCACCCGGACCTGGGCCGCCCTGCCGTGGATAAGTCGCAACTTTCCGAACGAGACATCTGCAGCAAACTCATCCTGCCGGCGATTCAGGCCGCCGGATGGGATACGCTGACGCAGGTCCGCGAAGAAGTCACCTTCACCAACGGCCGGGTCATGGTGAAGGGAACGATCGTCAGACGCGGTAAAAAGAAACGCGCGGATCTCATCCTGTACTACAGGACGGAAATCCCGGTTGCGATTATTGAGGCGAAAGACAACAACCACTCCGTTGGCGCCGGGATGCCGCAGGCTCTGGGGTATGCCGAGACGCTCGACATCCCTTTCGTCTTCAGCTCCAACGGCGACGCCTTCCTGTTCCACGACCGTACGCCGGGAGCCTCACCAAAGGAGCGCGAGCTGCCGCTCGACCAGTTTCCGAGCCCGGACGAACTGTGGAATTGCTACTGCGTTGCCAAAAACCTGCCAGCCTCAAGCCGACCGGTCGTGCAGCAGGAATTTCATGCCGACGGAAGCGGTAAGTCGCCACGCTATTATCAACTGAATGCCATCAATCGCACGATTGAAGCCGTGGCACGCGGGCAGGATCGCATCCTGCTGGTGATGGCCACCGGCACCGGCAAGACCTACACGGCATTTCAGATCATCTGGCGCCTGTGGAAGTCGCGGGCCAGGAAGCGAATCCTGTTCCTGGCGGACCGCAACATTCTGGTCGACCAGACGAAGACCAACGATTTCAAGCCATTCGGTTCCGCAATGACAAAGATCACGAACCGGACCGCCGACAAGTCGTTCGAAATCTACCTGGCACTGTACCAGGCGATCACCGGGCCGGAGGCTGCACAGAAAGCCTACCGCGAATTCTCACCTGATTTCTTCGACTTGATCGTCATCGATGAATGCCACCGTGGCAGCGCGGCAGCAGATTCGGCGTGGCGCGAGATTCTTGAGTACTTCAGTTCCGCCACTCAGCTCGGTATGACAGCCACCCCAAAGGAAACGAAGTATATTTCCAACATCCACTATTTCGGCGATCCGGTCTACCAGTATTCGCTGAAGCAGGGCATCGAAGACGGGTTTCTGGCACCGTTCAAGGTCGTTCGCATCGACATTGACAAGGATGTCGAAGGCTGGCGACCGACAGCCGGTCAGACGGATCGGCACGGCGAAGTGATCGATGACCGGATCTACAACCAGAAGGATTTTGATCGCACGCTGGTACTGGATGAACGTACGAAACTGGTGGCTCGCAAGGTGACCGAGTTCCTGAAGGGAACGAATCGCTACGCAAAGACGATCGTGTTCTGCGCAGACATCGAGCACGCCGAACGAATGCGGCAGGCGCTGGTCAATGCGAACGCCGATTTGGTGGAGGAGAACTCTCGCTACGTCGTGCGCATCACCGGTGACAGTCCGGAAGGACGGGCGGAACTGGATCACTTCATTGATCCGGAATCCCGGTATCCGGTGATTGCCACCACGTCAAAGCTGATGACAACCGGCGTTGACGCTCAAACCTGCCAGCTCGTTGTGCTGGACCAGCGAATTCAGTCGATGACGGAGTTCAAACAGATCATCGGACGCGGTACCCGTATCAACGAAGAATACGGCAAGCTGTTCTTCACGATCATGGATTTTCGCAAGGCAACGGAACTGTTTGCCGATCCCGCGTTCGACGGCGATCCGGTTCAGATCTACGTGCCGGCCGAAGGGGAGTCGGTCGTTCCGCCTGACGACGATGACGGCGAAGTCGAGGCGGCTTCCGTCGACGAAGACGGGTTTCCGGTGATCGATGGCAACGACGATGGCGAAGCGGGACTCGGCGGCGACACCGTGATAGCTCCCGGTAAGCGCCGGAAGTTCTATGTCGATGACGTCCCGGTTCGGGTTGTCGGCGAGCGAGTGCAGTACATTGGGCCGGACGGCAAGCTGATTGTCGAGTCACTGAAGGACTACAGCCGCAAGGCCGTGCGGAAGGAGTTTGCATCTCTGAATGATTTCCTGACACGATGGACCGAAGCCGACAGAAAGCAGGCGATCGTCGACGAACTGGAACAGCAGGGCGTGTTCGTCGAGGCTCTCGCTGACGAAGTTGGTCGCGACTATGGCCCGTTCGATCTCATCTGCCACGTTGCCTTTGATCAGCCGCCGCTGACGCGGCGTGAGCGGGCCGAGAACGTGAAGAAACGGGACTACTTCACAAAGTACGGCGACGACGCACGCGCCGTCCTGCAGGCCCTGCTGGACAAGTACGCCGACGAGGGCATTGACGACATCGAAAGCATGGAGATTCTCAAAGTGCAGCCTCTATCCAGTTTTGGCACACCGCTGGAGATTGTGAAGCTGTTCGGCAGTAAGCAGGACTATCTGCGAGCACTCAAGGATCTGGAAGCAGCGTTGTACGGGGAAGTCAGTTAA
- a CDS encoding class I SAM-dependent DNA methyltransferase, with amino-acid sequence MSLSTTIKSIQDIMRKDVGVDGDAQRIGQIVWLLFLKIFDDREHEYELLEDNYRSPIPKELRWRNWAADPEGMTGDELLDFCNNRLFPELKELKVAANGKSRGQVIRNVFEDAYQYMKSGTLLRQVVNRINDDIDFNDSKKRHLFGDIYEQILKDLQSAGNAGEYYTPRAVTQFMVDMVDTQLGETVLDPACGTGGFLTCTIEHIRSRYVKSVEDEQTLQQSVRGVEKKPLPHLLCTTNMLLHGIDIPSNILHDNTLARPLRDYGPKDRVDVIVTNPPFGGMEEDGIEQNFPQTFRTRETADLFLVLIMHLLKDGGRGAIVLPDGTLFGEGVKTRIKEKLLTECDLHTVVRLPNGVFNPYTGIKTNLLFFTKGRPTKDVWFYEHPYPPGYKSYSKTKPIRIDEFETEKAWWGVHKPGGRGSRRAGDPDLSKREENEFAWKVSAADIAANGYNLDIKNPHSSDDGPGDPDELLKEFHNVNAEAASVLDALKQELASALISVGEPVS; translated from the coding sequence ATGTCCCTTTCCACCACGATCAAATCCATTCAGGACATCATGCGCAAGGACGTGGGCGTCGACGGCGACGCTCAGCGGATTGGGCAGATTGTCTGGTTGCTGTTTCTCAAGATCTTTGACGATCGTGAGCACGAATACGAACTGCTTGAAGACAACTACCGATCGCCAATTCCGAAGGAACTCCGCTGGCGGAACTGGGCGGCCGATCCGGAAGGCATGACGGGCGATGAACTGCTCGACTTCTGCAACAACCGGCTGTTCCCCGAACTGAAAGAACTCAAGGTTGCCGCCAACGGGAAGTCGCGCGGTCAGGTTATTCGCAACGTGTTCGAAGACGCCTACCAGTACATGAAATCGGGCACGCTGCTCCGGCAGGTCGTCAACCGAATCAATGACGACATCGACTTCAACGACTCGAAAAAGCGGCACCTGTTCGGCGACATCTACGAGCAGATCCTCAAGGACCTGCAGTCGGCCGGCAACGCCGGCGAATACTACACGCCGCGAGCCGTGACCCAGTTCATGGTGGATATGGTCGACACGCAACTTGGTGAAACGGTCCTTGATCCGGCCTGCGGCACCGGTGGGTTTCTGACCTGCACGATTGAGCACATTCGCAGCCGATACGTCAAATCCGTCGAGGACGAGCAGACGCTCCAGCAGTCCGTGCGGGGCGTCGAAAAGAAGCCGCTGCCGCATCTGCTGTGTACGACCAACATGCTGCTGCACGGCATCGACATTCCGTCCAACATTCTGCACGACAACACGCTGGCCCGCCCGCTCCGCGACTACGGCCCGAAAGATCGAGTCGACGTGATCGTCACCAATCCGCCGTTCGGCGGCATGGAAGAGGACGGGATCGAACAGAACTTCCCGCAGACGTTCCGCACGCGAGAAACGGCCGACCTGTTTCTGGTGCTGATCATGCATCTGCTGAAGGACGGCGGACGCGGGGCCATCGTCCTTCCCGACGGCACGCTCTTCGGCGAAGGCGTCAAGACACGCATCAAGGAAAAGCTGCTGACCGAGTGCGACCTGCACACCGTCGTGCGTCTGCCCAACGGCGTGTTCAATCCGTACACGGGCATCAAAACGAATCTGCTGTTCTTCACCAAAGGCCGACCGACGAAGGACGTGTGGTTCTACGAGCACCCCTATCCGCCGGGCTACAAAAGCTATTCAAAGACCAAACCGATCCGCATCGACGAATTCGAGACGGAAAAGGCCTGGTGGGGAGTCCACAAACCGGGAGGGCGAGGCTCCCGCCGAGCCGGAGACCCCGACCTCTCAAAACGTGAGGAAAACGAATTCGCCTGGAAAGTCTCCGCTGCCGACATCGCCGCCAACGGCTACAACCTCGACATCAAAAACCCGCACAGCTCTGACGACGGTCCCGGCGATCCGGACGAACTGCTGAAGGAATTCCACAATGTCAACGCCGAAGCCGCCAGCGTTCTGGATGCCCTGAAGCAGGAACTCGCATCGGCACTGATTAGTGTTGGGGAGCCCGTGTCGTGA
- a CDS encoding putative DNA binding domain-containing protein, translating into MNEQRLRQLIALPAETEWLEFKAARQQENFEDVGKYFSALSNEANFARQKCGWLIFGVTDKPPRQICGTHYRNEAPGLERLKAEIAQHTNHRLTFSALHELTVDGERVLAFEIPPALRGAPTTWKQVSYGRIHESLGYLAANKFDAIRRQAVEADWSAQICEAATLDDLHPAALLSAREKFEQKNPQLADEIGAADDVTFLNKAKLAVSGRLTRAALVLLGRPEATHHLSPSVAKMTWLLRDENGNTKDYAHFEPPFLLSGERLFGKIRNLTVRYLPPGTLIPTEISQYDPWVMREALHNCIAHQNYETGGQISVIEDTDALLFTNPGEFIPGSVDDVLRHNAPSEFYRNACLAQAMVQFKMIDTVGSGIRRMFTVQKQRFFPLPDYDLSHPNRVEMRLHGRILDEKYTHALIARTDLDLLDVVALDRVQKNIALGDSEFKSLKRQKLIEGRRPNIHVSADVAAATDTAVDYLRKRGMDKRYCQDRIVELLTMQDTATKDDFRKLLLDKLSDARSAQQKEDFLTNLLQEMRRNGLIERVGQSTASAWRLCKPEAVDGD; encoded by the coding sequence GTGAACGAGCAACGACTCCGACAACTGATCGCGCTTCCGGCGGAAACCGAGTGGCTGGAGTTCAAAGCGGCCCGGCAGCAGGAGAACTTCGAGGACGTCGGAAAGTACTTCTCCGCACTCAGCAACGAAGCCAACTTTGCCAGGCAGAAATGTGGCTGGCTGATCTTCGGCGTCACCGACAAACCGCCTCGACAGATTTGCGGAACCCATTACCGGAACGAAGCCCCCGGTCTGGAGCGTCTGAAAGCCGAGATCGCTCAGCACACCAACCATCGGCTGACGTTCTCCGCCCTCCACGAACTGACTGTAGATGGCGAGCGGGTTCTGGCCTTCGAGATTCCCCCGGCGCTGCGTGGTGCTCCGACAACGTGGAAGCAGGTGTCGTACGGTCGCATTCACGAATCGCTCGGCTATCTGGCTGCGAACAAGTTTGACGCGATCCGCCGGCAGGCTGTTGAGGCCGACTGGTCTGCTCAGATCTGCGAAGCCGCGACACTCGACGACCTGCATCCTGCTGCCCTGCTCAGTGCCCGCGAAAAGTTCGAACAGAAGAACCCACAGCTTGCAGACGAGATCGGCGCCGCAGATGACGTGACGTTCCTCAACAAGGCGAAGCTGGCAGTCAGTGGCCGCCTCACCCGCGCCGCACTTGTCCTGCTGGGCAGACCGGAAGCCACGCATCACCTGTCACCGTCCGTCGCGAAGATGACGTGGCTGCTGCGTGACGAGAACGGCAACACGAAAGACTACGCCCACTTCGAGCCGCCGTTCCTGCTGTCCGGCGAGCGTCTGTTCGGAAAAATTCGGAACCTCACGGTGCGCTACCTCCCGCCGGGCACGCTGATTCCCACTGAGATTTCTCAGTACGACCCGTGGGTTATGCGCGAAGCTCTGCACAACTGCATAGCTCACCAGAATTACGAGACCGGCGGTCAGATCTCTGTCATCGAAGACACCGACGCACTGCTGTTCACGAACCCCGGTGAATTTATCCCCGGTTCCGTGGACGACGTTCTACGGCACAACGCTCCGTCTGAGTTTTATCGCAACGCGTGCCTGGCTCAGGCGATGGTGCAGTTCAAGATGATCGATACCGTTGGCAGTGGCATTCGTCGGATGTTCACGGTCCAGAAACAGCGATTCTTCCCGCTGCCGGACTACGACCTCTCCCACCCCAACCGGGTTGAGATGCGGCTGCACGGTCGGATTCTCGACGAGAAATACACGCACGCCCTGATCGCGCGCACGGACCTCGATCTGCTGGACGTCGTGGCTCTGGACCGCGTCCAGAAGAACATCGCGCTGGGCGATTCCGAGTTCAAATCGCTGAAGCGTCAGAAGCTGATCGAAGGCCGCCGTCCGAACATTCACGTCTCCGCTGACGTGGCCGCTGCCACCGACACAGCCGTGGACTACCTGCGGAAACGCGGCATGGATAAGCGGTACTGCCAGGATCGCATCGTCGAGTTGCTGACGATGCAGGACACAGCCACGAAAGACGATTTCCGGAAGCTGCTGCTCGACAAGCTGTCAGATGCCCGTTCGGCACAGCAGAAGGAAGACTTCCTCACGAACCTGCTTCAGGAAATGCGGCGAAACGGCCTTATCGAGCGGGTCGGCCAGAGCACCGCGTCTGCCTGGCGTCTGTGTAAACCGGAGGCTGTTGATGGCGACTGA
- a CDS encoding FHA domain-containing protein, translated as MNIVIRITTGPGTGTCRVVNLGQKATIGASATCDWVLEDASDSEAQFSIECTRLGCWVEGRSKVSGLKVNGIATNRRKLCDGDIITLGACSFIARIRGQHNPLQAHNIPLVGTEEFAQRFSRSVSARLSGTWTRSMRKSTVQPITWRKSLSGQ; from the coding sequence ATGAATATCGTCATCAGGATCACGACCGGACCGGGCACAGGAACGTGCCGTGTCGTGAATCTGGGCCAGAAGGCGACGATCGGAGCGTCGGCAACCTGCGACTGGGTTCTTGAAGACGCGTCAGACAGCGAAGCACAGTTTTCCATTGAATGCACCCGGCTTGGGTGCTGGGTCGAAGGCCGGTCGAAAGTGTCCGGCCTGAAGGTCAACGGCATCGCGACAAACCGCAGAAAGCTGTGCGACGGCGACATCATCACGCTCGGCGCATGTTCATTCATCGCCAGAATTCGCGGCCAGCACAACCCGCTGCAGGCTCACAACATTCCGCTGGTCGGAACGGAAGAATTCGCACAGCGATTCAGCCGCAGCGTCTCCGCCAGACTCTCCGGCACCTGGACGCGATCCATGCGGAAGAGCACCGTGCAACCGATCACCTGGCGAAAATCACTCTCAGGGCAGTGA
- the truA gene encoding tRNA pseudouridine(38-40) synthase TruA has protein sequence MPRTRNIMLVIAYQGTAYCGWQIQPNGLTIQECVESAIGKLTGNRPNVLCAGRTDSGVHALGQVASFRTDSSIPAAQFRRGIQRFVPDDIAIVSSREVAPEFHATYSAVRKRYRYLLFDGPVLPPFLKNLVYRPRSSVDVDAMRAALPDLLGTHDFRCFESHFPNKATSVRTVMEASISRLPLADVWNPPHRWQPADARVHPDPGAPLLSFEIMADGFLYNMVRAIVGTLLRIGTGQRPVEYLRDVIASQDRGLAGSTAAAEGLYLVHVDYPPELLLPPQPSGG, from the coding sequence ATGCCGCGCACTCGCAACATCATGCTGGTCATCGCCTACCAGGGAACGGCGTACTGCGGCTGGCAGATTCAACCCAACGGACTGACCATTCAGGAATGCGTCGAATCGGCAATCGGAAAGCTGACCGGGAATCGCCCAAACGTCCTGTGCGCAGGACGAACGGATTCCGGCGTTCATGCTCTTGGGCAGGTTGCCAGCTTTCGGACGGACTCAAGTATTCCGGCCGCTCAGTTTCGACGGGGTATTCAGCGGTTTGTCCCGGATGACATCGCCATCGTCAGTTCCCGCGAAGTCGCTCCGGAGTTCCACGCGACGTATTCCGCTGTCCGAAAACGATATCGCTATTTGTTGTTTGACGGGCCCGTCCTGCCGCCGTTTCTGAAGAACCTGGTGTACCGGCCGCGCAGCAGTGTTGACGTGGACGCCATGCGAGCCGCGCTGCCTGACCTGCTGGGAACTCACGATTTTCGCTGCTTCGAAAGCCACTTTCCGAACAAAGCCACCAGCGTGCGAACCGTCATGGAAGCATCGATCTCAAGACTGCCGCTGGCCGATGTGTGGAACCCGCCACATCGCTGGCAACCGGCCGACGCGCGGGTTCATCCCGATCCGGGCGCTCCACTGCTCAGCTTTGAAATCATGGCGGACGGTTTTTTGTACAACATGGTCCGGGCGATTGTGGGAACGCTCCTGCGAATCGGCACCGGACAGCGCCCCGTCGAATATCTGCGCGATGTCATCGCGTCACAGGATCGCGGACTGGCCGGCTCCACCGCCGCCGCCGAAGGGTTGTATCTGGTGCATGTGGACTACCCTCCGGAACTGCTGTTGCCGCCGCAGCCATCGGGCGGCTGA